One window of Rissa tridactyla isolate bRisTri1 chromosome 12, bRisTri1.patW.cur.20221130, whole genome shotgun sequence genomic DNA carries:
- the HNF4A gene encoding hepatocyte nuclear factor 4-alpha isoform X1, which translates to MIMRLSKALIDMEMADYSAALDPAYTTLEFENMQVLAMGNADTSPSEAANLNTSNSIGVSALCAICGDRATGKHYGASSCDGCKGFFRRSVRKNHMYSCRFNRQCVVDKDKRNQCRYCRLKKCFRAGMKKEAVQNERDRISTRRSSYEDSSLPSINVLLQAEVLAQQISSPVPVINGDIRGKKIANISDVCESMKQQLLVLVEWAKYIPAFCELPLDDQATLLRAHAGEHLLLGAAKRSMVFKDVLLLGNDHIIPRNCPELVEVNRVAIRILDELVLPFQELQIDDNEYACLKAIIFFDPDAKGLSDPSKIKRMRYQVQVSLEDYINDRQYDSRGRFGELLLLLPVLQSITWQMIEQIQFVKLFGMAKIDNLLQEMLLGGSSSETPHAHHPLHPHLIQENLGTNVIVANTMPPQMHNGQMSTPETPQPSPPAGSGPEQYKLLPGAIATVAKQPTSIPQPAITKQEVI; encoded by the exons ATGATAATGCGCCTTTCCAAAGCCCTAATAGACATGGAGATGGCAGATTACAGCGCAGCGCTAGACCCGGCGTATACCACTCTGGAGTTTGAGAACATGCAGGTGCTGGCTATGGGCAACG CAGACACGTCTCCATCAGAAGCAGCCAACCTCAACACTTCCAACAGCATCGGGGTGAGTGCGCTGTGTGCCATCTGCGGGGACCGCGCCACAGGGAAGCACTACGGGGCTTCCAGCTGTGATGGCTGCAAAGGCTTCTTCAGGAGGAGCGTCCGGAAGAACCACATGTACTCCTGCAG GTTTAACAGGCAGTGTGTGGtagacaaagacaaaagaaaccagTGCCGATACTGCAGGCTTAAGAAGTGCTTCCGAGCAGGAATGAAGAAGGAAG CTGTACAAAATGAACGGGACCGAATCAGCACCCGGAGATCAAGTTACGAAGACAGCAGCTTGCCCTCCATCAACGTCTTACTGCAGGCAGAAGTCCTGGCACAACAG atATCATCCCCGGTTCCTGTGATCAACGGAGACATCCGAGGGAAGAAGATTGCCAACATCTCCGACGTGTGCGAATCtatgaagcagcagctgctggtgttggTGGAGTGGGCCAAGTACATCCCTGCCTTCTGCGAGCTGCCCCTGGATGACCAGGCAa CACTGCTGCGAGCACACGCAGGGGAACATCTGTTACTGGGAGCTGCCAAGAGGTCCATGGTGTTCAAGGATGTCTTGCTGCTAG GAAACGACCACATCATCCCACGGAACTGCCCTGAACTGGTGGAGGTGAACCGTGTGGCCATCCGCATCCTCGACGAGCTGGTCCTTCCCTTCCAGGAGCTGCAGATAGATGACAATGAATATGCCTGCTTGAAAGCCATCATCTTCTTTGACCCAG ATGCCAAAGGACTGAGTGACCCCTCCAAAATCAAGCGGATGCGGTACCAGGTGCAAGTCAGCCTGGAGGACTACATCAATGACCGGCAATATGACTCACGGGGCCGCttcggggagctgctgctgctgctgcctgtgctgcagagcaTCACCTGGCAGATGATAGAGCAGATACAGTTTGTCAAGCTCTTCGGCATGGCCAAGATCGACAACCTGCTGCAGGAGATGCTGTTAGGAG GTTCATCAAGTGAAACGCCGCATGCTCACCACCCCCTGCACCCTCATCTGATCCAGGAGAACCTGGGAACAAACGTCATTGTGGCCAACACAATGCCTCCTCAGATGCACAATGGGCAGATGT CTACTCCAGAAACTCCACAGCCATCTCCACCTGCAGGCTCAGGACCAGAGCAATATAAGCTGCTGCCCGGAGCCATTGCAACCGTGGCAAAACAGCCCACCTCCATCCCGCAACCTGCCATCACGAAACAGGAGGTCATCTAG
- the HNF4A gene encoding hepatocyte nuclear factor 4-alpha isoform X2, whose translation MIMRLSKALIDMEMADYSAALDPAYTTLEFENMQVLAMGNDTSPSEAANLNTSNSIGVSALCAICGDRATGKHYGASSCDGCKGFFRRSVRKNHMYSCRFNRQCVVDKDKRNQCRYCRLKKCFRAGMKKEAVQNERDRISTRRSSYEDSSLPSINVLLQAEVLAQQISSPVPVINGDIRGKKIANISDVCESMKQQLLVLVEWAKYIPAFCELPLDDQATLLRAHAGEHLLLGAAKRSMVFKDVLLLGNDHIIPRNCPELVEVNRVAIRILDELVLPFQELQIDDNEYACLKAIIFFDPDAKGLSDPSKIKRMRYQVQVSLEDYINDRQYDSRGRFGELLLLLPVLQSITWQMIEQIQFVKLFGMAKIDNLLQEMLLGGSSSETPHAHHPLHPHLIQENLGTNVIVANTMPPQMHNGQMSTPETPQPSPPAGSGPEQYKLLPGAIATVAKQPTSIPQPAITKQEVI comes from the exons ATGATAATGCGCCTTTCCAAAGCCCTAATAGACATGGAGATGGCAGATTACAGCGCAGCGCTAGACCCGGCGTATACCACTCTGGAGTTTGAGAACATGCAGGTGCTGGCTATGGGCAACG ACACGTCTCCATCAGAAGCAGCCAACCTCAACACTTCCAACAGCATCGGGGTGAGTGCGCTGTGTGCCATCTGCGGGGACCGCGCCACAGGGAAGCACTACGGGGCTTCCAGCTGTGATGGCTGCAAAGGCTTCTTCAGGAGGAGCGTCCGGAAGAACCACATGTACTCCTGCAG GTTTAACAGGCAGTGTGTGGtagacaaagacaaaagaaaccagTGCCGATACTGCAGGCTTAAGAAGTGCTTCCGAGCAGGAATGAAGAAGGAAG CTGTACAAAATGAACGGGACCGAATCAGCACCCGGAGATCAAGTTACGAAGACAGCAGCTTGCCCTCCATCAACGTCTTACTGCAGGCAGAAGTCCTGGCACAACAG atATCATCCCCGGTTCCTGTGATCAACGGAGACATCCGAGGGAAGAAGATTGCCAACATCTCCGACGTGTGCGAATCtatgaagcagcagctgctggtgttggTGGAGTGGGCCAAGTACATCCCTGCCTTCTGCGAGCTGCCCCTGGATGACCAGGCAa CACTGCTGCGAGCACACGCAGGGGAACATCTGTTACTGGGAGCTGCCAAGAGGTCCATGGTGTTCAAGGATGTCTTGCTGCTAG GAAACGACCACATCATCCCACGGAACTGCCCTGAACTGGTGGAGGTGAACCGTGTGGCCATCCGCATCCTCGACGAGCTGGTCCTTCCCTTCCAGGAGCTGCAGATAGATGACAATGAATATGCCTGCTTGAAAGCCATCATCTTCTTTGACCCAG ATGCCAAAGGACTGAGTGACCCCTCCAAAATCAAGCGGATGCGGTACCAGGTGCAAGTCAGCCTGGAGGACTACATCAATGACCGGCAATATGACTCACGGGGCCGCttcggggagctgctgctgctgctgcctgtgctgcagagcaTCACCTGGCAGATGATAGAGCAGATACAGTTTGTCAAGCTCTTCGGCATGGCCAAGATCGACAACCTGCTGCAGGAGATGCTGTTAGGAG GTTCATCAAGTGAAACGCCGCATGCTCACCACCCCCTGCACCCTCATCTGATCCAGGAGAACCTGGGAACAAACGTCATTGTGGCCAACACAATGCCTCCTCAGATGCACAATGGGCAGATGT CTACTCCAGAAACTCCACAGCCATCTCCACCTGCAGGCTCAGGACCAGAGCAATATAAGCTGCTGCCCGGAGCCATTGCAACCGTGGCAAAACAGCCCACCTCCATCCCGCAACCTGCCATCACGAAACAGGAGGTCATCTAG